Proteins encoded by one window of Burkholderia plantarii:
- the sodB gene encoding superoxide dismutase [Fe], protein MAHTLPPLPYSEDALAPHISQETIQFHYGKHHQTYVTNLNNLIPGTEFENLSLEETVKKSSGGIFNNAAQIWNHTFFWNSLSPNGGGAPTGALGDAINAKWGSFDAFKEAFAKTAIGTFGSGWAWLVKKADGSLDLVSTSNAATPLTTDAKPLLTIDVWEHAYYIDYRNARPKFVEAFWNVVNWDFAAKNFA, encoded by the coding sequence ATGGCTCATACGCTCCCGCCGCTGCCCTATTCTGAAGACGCGCTTGCTCCGCACATCTCGCAGGAAACGATCCAGTTCCACTACGGCAAGCACCATCAAACGTATGTGACGAACCTGAACAATCTGATCCCGGGCACGGAATTCGAAAACCTGTCGCTCGAAGAGACCGTGAAGAAGTCGTCGGGCGGTATTTTCAACAACGCCGCGCAAATCTGGAACCACACGTTCTTCTGGAACAGCCTGTCGCCGAACGGCGGCGGCGCTCCGACGGGCGCGCTGGGCGACGCGATCAACGCCAAGTGGGGTTCGTTCGACGCGTTCAAGGAAGCGTTCGCGAAGACCGCGATCGGCACGTTCGGCTCGGGCTGGGCATGGCTCGTGAAGAAGGCCGACGGCTCGCTCGACCTGGTCTCGACCAGCAACGCCGCCACGCCGCTGACGACCGACGCGAAGCCGCTGCTGACGATCGACGTGTGGGAACACGCGTACTACATCGACTACCGCAACGCGCGTCCGAAGTTCGTCGAGGCGTTCTGGAACGTCGTGAACTGGGACTTCGCCGCGAAGAACTTCGCCTAA
- a CDS encoding 2-dehydropantoate 2-reductase, giving the protein MTTLAVFGAGAIGCYLGGRLAVAGAEVRFVGRAATGEMLRRHGLTLTDYLGREAQVDAARIAFDTDTRALAEADAVLVTVKCAATPAAAAALEPVLRPGTVVISFQNGVRQADALRIALPGRTVLAGMVPFNVIARGDGVFHQGSAGQLAVEASPRLAPVAAAFERAGLPLRVREDIVAVQWAKLLFNLNNAINALAAMPLREQLGTRDYRRCLALAQAEALRVMRRAGIRPARLTPLPAGWLPTVLSLPDALFMRLAGAMLAIDPLARSSMADDVAAGRATEVNWLNGEIVRLAAELGLTAPINARLRELVQLATRDRARTRWRADVLLHTLRDSVHDLPVIADET; this is encoded by the coding sequence GTGACGACGCTCGCGGTGTTCGGCGCGGGCGCCATCGGCTGCTATCTCGGCGGCCGGCTCGCGGTCGCCGGTGCCGAGGTGCGCTTCGTCGGCCGTGCCGCCACGGGCGAGATGCTGCGCCGGCACGGCCTGACGTTGACCGATTACCTGGGCCGCGAGGCGCAGGTGGATGCCGCGCGGATCGCCTTCGACACCGATACGCGCGCGCTGGCCGAGGCCGACGCGGTGCTCGTCACGGTCAAGTGCGCGGCCACCCCGGCCGCGGCCGCCGCGCTCGAACCGGTGCTGCGCCCCGGCACGGTGGTGATCAGCTTCCAGAACGGCGTGCGCCAGGCCGATGCGCTGCGCATCGCGCTGCCGGGCCGCACGGTGCTGGCCGGCATGGTGCCGTTCAACGTGATCGCGCGCGGCGACGGGGTGTTCCACCAGGGCTCGGCGGGGCAACTCGCGGTGGAGGCGTCGCCGCGGCTCGCGCCGGTGGCCGCCGCGTTCGAGCGGGCCGGGCTGCCGCTGCGCGTGCGCGAGGACATCGTCGCCGTGCAGTGGGCCAAGCTGCTGTTCAATCTCAACAACGCGATCAACGCGCTGGCCGCGATGCCGCTGCGCGAGCAGCTCGGCACGCGCGACTACCGGCGCTGCCTCGCGCTCGCGCAGGCCGAGGCGCTGCGCGTGATGCGCCGCGCCGGCATCCGCCCCGCGCGGCTCACGCCGCTGCCGGCCGGCTGGCTGCCGACCGTGCTGTCGCTGCCCGACGCGCTGTTCATGCGGCTCGCGGGCGCGATGCTGGCGATCGATCCGCTCGCACGCTCGTCGATGGCCGACGACGTCGCGGCCGGCCGCGCGACCGAGGTGAACTGGCTGAACGGCGAGATCGTGCGGCTCGCGGCCGAGCTCGGGCTCACCGCGCCGATCAACGCGCGGCTGCGCGAACTCGTGCAGCTCGCCACGCGCGATCGCGCGCGCACGCGCTGGCGCGCCGACGTGCTGCTGCATACGCTGCGCGATTCGGTCCACGATCTGCCGGTGATCGCCGACGAGACCTGA
- a CDS encoding Crp/Fnr family transcriptional regulator, whose amino-acid sequence MPTPSDLDSSQLDANPWFRTLPDALRARLRAGATVQTLAAGATLFRRGDPPCGLYAVLSGALSIGAVDPDGREALLTVLEPTTWFGEISLFDGQPCTHDAIAVENTRLLHFTQAALQQLLDDEPRYWRHFGLLMAQKLRLSFMTVEAISLMPAAQRLAARLLMIAEGYGGISTGHTRIRLSQERLAALASLTRQTANQLLKELAARGVVRVQVGEIEILDLDALRAASGEIGRAI is encoded by the coding sequence ATGCCCACGCCGTCCGACCTCGATTCGTCGCAACTCGACGCGAACCCCTGGTTCCGGACCCTGCCCGACGCGCTGCGCGCCCGGCTGCGCGCCGGCGCCACCGTGCAGACGCTCGCGGCCGGCGCCACGCTGTTCCGGCGCGGCGACCCGCCCTGCGGCCTCTACGCGGTGCTGTCCGGCGCGCTCAGCATCGGCGCGGTCGATCCCGACGGCCGCGAAGCGTTGCTGACCGTGCTCGAACCCACCACCTGGTTCGGCGAGATCTCGCTGTTCGACGGCCAGCCGTGTACGCACGATGCGATTGCCGTGGAGAACACACGACTTTTGCATTTCACGCAAGCTGCATTGCAACAACTGCTCGACGACGAGCCGCGCTACTGGCGACATTTCGGGCTCCTGATGGCGCAGAAGCTGAGGCTGTCGTTCATGACCGTGGAGGCCATCAGCCTGATGCCGGCGGCGCAGCGGCTGGCCGCGCGGCTGCTGATGATCGCCGAGGGCTACGGCGGCATCAGCACCGGCCACACGCGCATCCGGCTCTCGCAGGAGCGGCTCGCCGCGCTCGCCTCGCTGACGCGGCAGACCGCCAACCAGCTGCTGAAGGAGCTGGCCGCGCGCGGCGTGGTGCGCGTGCAGGTGGGGGAAATCGAGATCCTCGACCTCGACGCGCTGCGCGCGGCGAGCGGCGAGATCGGCCGCGCGATCTGA
- a CDS encoding DUF962 domain-containing protein, producing MKTLVDQLANYAAYHRDTRNIVTHLFGIPMIVVAVAVLLSRPVAGGAAGVALTPALVLTVATAIYYLRLDLRFGLAMSVLLGLALWAGQALAAGPTAHWLAWGIGLFLVGWVIQFVGHAFEGRKPAFVDDVIGLAIGPLFVVAEVAFYAGLRRELRDEVERRAGPQRHGPHGARI from the coding sequence ATGAAAACACTGGTCGATCAACTCGCGAACTACGCCGCGTATCACCGCGATACACGCAACATCGTCACCCACCTGTTCGGCATCCCGATGATCGTCGTCGCGGTCGCCGTGCTGCTGTCGCGGCCCGTTGCCGGCGGCGCGGCTGGCGTCGCGCTGACCCCGGCGCTGGTGCTGACGGTGGCCACCGCGATCTACTACCTGCGCCTCGACCTGCGCTTCGGCTTGGCCATGAGCGTGCTGCTCGGGCTGGCGCTGTGGGCCGGCCAGGCGCTCGCGGCGGGGCCCACCGCGCACTGGCTCGCCTGGGGCATCGGGCTGTTCCTGGTCGGCTGGGTGATCCAGTTCGTCGGCCATGCGTTCGAGGGGCGCAAGCCCGCGTTCGTCGACGACGTGATCGGCCTCGCGATCGGGCCGCTGTTCGTGGTCGCCGAGGTGGCGTTCTACGCCGGGCTGCGCCGCGAGTTGCGCGATGAAGTGGAACGGCGTGCGGGGCCGCAGCGTCACGGGCCGCACGGCGCGCGAATCTGA